GTGGTATTTGGGCAAAGTTTGgggggaaatttacaaaaaattaaACCTCCATCTCCATAAATGAGGTAACTCTGTTTTTCCAGATCAGGCCTCAAAGGCCTGCTCCATTTCAGAGAAGTCAGGGAAGTAATTGCATTCACCTGCAGTGATCCCAGGTGTGAAGGAGCCCCTGATTAGATGGTTGAAGTTGGACCTTGATAGTTTATCACTATTTAAGCACATTTGTCATGGTGTTACTGTTCTGTTATACAGAAAATGAACTGCAGCATCCTACGGTCGCTATCAGGCATCTTTTGCTGGGTtgcattaatttaaaaaaaaaaaaaaaaaaaaaaagggtgcaTTTTTACGTGTCGGGGGTCACACCGGTATCTGCAAAGACTTGTGTTGTCCCTCCAGGCGGATGAGCGGCGAGCCCCATTAAGAACTTGGGCTAATGCCTGTGGGCCCATAGACCGCTGGCAGCCTGTAGAGGCAGACGAGTCCAGGATGGCCCCTGTCAAAATGGAGCCGGAACGCAGATGGGTACGCCTCCTGTCCTGCTCAGCATCTTCACCCAACACATACTGCCTTTGTCTCGCTCATCTTTGCTCTCGTTCAGCCTCTTTTTACGTCATTATAATCTTACCTGGTGTTTTTAGAGCAATGCTGTCAGGATGTGAAGGACATGCTCTTTGCAGTAATCGATGCTACTCTTTGCAGTAATCTTGCTGATTTATTAATGCAAAATGCTGCATTCTCtgtaaacccccccccccctttttttcttcttttagttctgaGCTGGAAATTCTTCCTGTCATGATCATAACAGTTCCACTTGTTAGTGCATGTCGCACTGACGCGCAATGCGTTATCTGTTTACAGGAACGGAGGTTATCGACGCAGACAAGTGAAGGCATCATCATGGGGTTCCATGAGGACAGTCGGACGTGCTCCGCTGGTAGTGTTCTCAGTAGCAAAGGTTTCAGACTTGTCCTCACAGCAGGAGGTCTCAAGTGAACATACACTTCACAGAATGACACTAGCTGTTAAATATGCTGTTAATATCCAAAATGAGTTGTAAAAGATGAGTGAAAAATAGATTCACAGAGGGGAAACTTCCTCCCTGTCCACCTCTCCAGCCTGTGTAGCAGATGGGTGTGTGGAGGAGCCTGTGCTGCTTCACCCCCTCGGGCTGCAGGGGCTTCACAGCCTGCAGGCGCTGGTGCCCAGCCTGCTGCGCCATGAAGTGGAGACAGCGCTGGAGAAGCTGGACCTCATATGGGACCGCACGTACGCCTGGGACATGTTCCTGGATATGATGGTGAGACCAGAGGTCGCTGTCTAGTATTAactaaaggggggggggggggtgtaacgAGATTGGCACAAACACTTCTTGCACTGTATCTGCTTAAATATTTAGCATGTGCctcctgttttgtgtttgcacCCTGCAGAAAACCCAAACAAGAAGCTCTTTTCCCAACGCTGACCTGCCCCGACATTTCACTGATGCCACTCGTGCTGTCCTGGTAGACTGGCTCATTCAAGTTCATGTAAGGATCGCAGCAGATGAAGGGGGTTCTCCTCCCTCAAAGCAAAGCTCTTGTAAATACTCACTTGATGTAAGAACATGCTCGTTGATGAGAACCTGTCAAATGCTGGCAAAACTGACTATAAGCTATACCTCATTTGCATTGGATGCATCTTATctatctatttttaaaaaaaacttgatctaAATCTCTTTATGTTGAATGGCCTGTTTATTTCCCACCAGGAGATGATGCATTTTCAGGAAGAGACCCTATATCTGGCCATACACCTCCTCAACCGCTCCCTGCGTCAGATCAAGGTGACCACGGCCAACCTGCAGCTCCTCGGCATGATTTGCCTCTTCCTGGCTGCAAAGAAGGAAGAGTGTCTCCTCCCTGAGGTACGCTGGCGCAGCCCTCCACAGCTATGAAGCTGCAGAATGTTACCCTTGCTTGACTGCATGTGGTGTTTGCTAAAATTCTCCTTCCAGGTGTCCGGGCTCTGCTTCTTGATGGACCACACCTACACCAAACATCAGCTGCTGCGAATGGAGCGCAAAGTCCTCTGCGGGCTCAAGTTCGACTTGTCCTACTGTTCCCCTCtgcatttcctcctcctgctcgcCTCCGTTGCTCGCTGCAGCGCTAAGGTAGATCTCCGCTGTGCGCTCTCTGTCCACTTTAACCGAGGCATCCTCGGCTCGCGTGTCCGTGAGGTTATGGTCCGGTAGCGTAGAGATCTGAGGTCTGGCCTGTGCCACCAGGTGGTGTGGATGGCTCGCTATCTGCTGGAGCTGTCTCTCCTGGAGGGCCCATGTGTGGTGTTTCTGCCCGTGCAGCTGGCAGGAGCGGCCCTCTGCTTGTCCCGCCAAGTTCTGCAGGAGCCGCCAACACCGGAAGGGGAGGCTGCCTGGTGTTTGGCTGCCAGTGTCAATGTTGGCAGGTGTGTATCTTGACGCACAAGATGACCTTATACACAGCACTCTTTTGAAAGCCTGTGGCCTTGACTTCACAGGTGCAAAATCTTATTttcctagtttttttttttttttaatatcagtcAGCACCTGTCAGTTTGACATCTTTATGCTTTGTATTTTCAGTGACACTGCCCTCCTGAGGCTCATGCACATTCTGGCCAATGCTGCAGCCAAGGCCCACACCAGGGAGACCTGTGCTACTTTTATTAAATTCTCCTCCCCAGAAACCATGCATGTCAGCAGACACCTGGGTCTAAAGAACGCCTCTGGTCTGCTGGGCATATGCACTTGACATTCCTGACTCCCGGGAACTTTTACTGCGCCCGGAATCTTGAAGTTAGACCAGTATCACGTGAGGACTAGGCTCCTGCGTGGACCGAGCCCTCTGATCAAGGCTGTGTATTCTTCGCTATGGAAATGGGTGAGGAAGAAGTGGTAAAGCTTTGTTGCCAAACATTGTTTAGCAAAGAATTGCATGCGCTATGCATGAACGAGATTTAGCCAACCAAGTGGCACACCTGTTTTATGATCTTATCTTGCAGCCGATATAGAAAAAATTTGAATTGTATTAATGTGTCCTTGTCTTGTCACTTGTGAAGAGGATGTGGGCTGTCTTATCAAGTTGTTTTCTAaagttttaatgtaaaaataaagtgtCTGCTGCAACAATTTTGAGTTTCAGCTGTTCTTTTTCTGCACAGGCTTGTGCAATTCCTCCAAAGGCTGTGACTACATGCCAGCAGAGCCGCCCTCTGACTGCATGGGTGCACTGCTGGCCACTCCTGCTCACATGTGCATGCAGGCATAGCCGACTGGCTCAAAGGAGTCACTGTACAGAATGTGGGTACTTCCTCTACTGCATAACTTCTATCAATCTATTCTATGCATATTGTAAAAACATAACTTTCTACATAGGCTCAGTTTGTCTCTCAGCCCTGTGCAGAAGCATCACGTATGCAGGCTTTCACTCTAGTAAGCAGCCACAGGTCGtcacaatttttatttttaacacaaaGCGACACCTCTGCCAGTTACGAAGTCCTGTGGTGAGTGTTTATTGCACACTACTTCTCTAGTATCGCTCTCACTACTGCACGTGTTCTCATTTGTGATTGGCTATTGCAGTTGTCTCCTGGACCAATGGGCGCTTAGCTCGCGGAAAGAgatcattttattgtgtctgctgGTTGGTCAGAGAGGCGGCCTGAGGGTCAATTAAGGTAACGCGGATGATTATCACCCACCTGTTTGAATCGTTTCGCCGTTGAGCTGttctctgtcctgctcttgCATACAGGATCGAATGAAATGTCGATTTGATAcgaagtttgttttttgtgttttccttctcACTTTTGACATTTCGTCGACACATCAAACTGCGGCGTCAAGCTCGCGACAATTAGCCACATggtttttcaaaacaaaagcagtaaaGTTGGATAAAACCTCCCAGGTAAGCACTGCCCGAGGGATATAAAATCAAGAGGACGACTGAGTAGCTCTGAATGCTGTCTGACTAGTCGCTGCTACCATAATTACCCTCGTTTTTGTCTTAACGTGCGCGTTTTATTTTGGAAGTAGCCGGATGTGGTTGTCATAACCGTGATTGGTCAGACGGACGGCACCGAATCTCAAACGGGtttcactgtacacacacactcacactcacacacacacacacacggtgtatTTGACAAACAGAGGAGAATGAATCTTTTTTTACTGCAGCTGCGACAGATAACAAGTTAAACATGACACCGCTGCCTGACGCCGGCGCTGCTCGCCGTCCTAACGCTGAGCACAAGAGAGGAAACGACCGTTACTGGAGATAAGTGGCTGTTTTACATTTGGAGGTAAGTTTCCCTCTGTAGATGGAGCTACTGCATCTGTTGTCGCGATGTAGCCAAAACTCTCTACTTCCTATTAAGCTTCAtgctcttttgtctctttttttgtcttttacaaATCTGCCGGCCTGTTTAGAACTCCTTAAGGTCGTTAAAATGTCGACCACTTTTATAATTATgcggggtttttttttctgtatgcGTTCACAGCCAAGTgtgagaggaagtgtgtgtgtgtgtgtgtgtgttggcgagGGCCGGACTCAAAGTTGAGTGTTACATaataggagggggggggggaggaggagaggggggggtgctgctgctgttttcagctgagGACAAGATGTGCTGCCTTCA
The Pempheris klunzingeri isolate RE-2024b chromosome 4, fPemKlu1.hap1, whole genome shotgun sequence genome window above contains:
- the ccnp gene encoding cyclin-P isoform X1; translation: MARTGFCDSKPLLDLHKKADERRAPLRTWANACGPIDRWQPVEADESRMAPVKMEPERRWERRLSTQTSEGIIMGFHEDSRTCSAACVADGCVEEPVLLHPLGLQGLHSLQALVPSLLRHEVETALEKLDLIWDRTYAWDMFLDMMKTQTRSSFPNADLPRHFTDATRAVLVDWLIQVHEMMHFQEETLYLAIHLLNRSLRQIKVTTANLQLLGMICLFLAAKKEECLLPEVSGLCFLMDHTYTKHQLLRMERKVLCGLKFDLSYCSPLHFLLLLASVARCSAKVVWMARYLLELSLLEGPCVVFLPVQLAGAALCLSRQVLQEPPTPEGEAAWCLAASVNVGSDTALLRLMHILANAAAKAHTRETCATFIKFSSPETMHVSRHLGLKNASGLLGICT
- the ccnp gene encoding cyclin-P isoform X2; amino-acid sequence: MARTGFCDSKPLLDLHKKADERRAPLRTWANACGPIDRWQPVEADESRMAPVKMEPERRWERRLSTQTSEGIIMGFHEDSRTCSAACVADGCVEEPVLLHPLGLQGLHSLQALVPSLLRHEVETALEKLDLIWDRTYAWDMFLDMMKTQTRSSFPNADLPRHFTDATRAVLVDWLIQVHMMHFQEETLYLAIHLLNRSLRQIKVTTANLQLLGMICLFLAAKKEECLLPEVSGLCFLMDHTYTKHQLLRMERKVLCGLKFDLSYCSPLHFLLLLASVARCSAKVVWMARYLLELSLLEGPCVVFLPVQLAGAALCLSRQVLQEPPTPEGEAAWCLAASVNVGSDTALLRLMHILANAAAKAHTRETCATFIKFSSPETMHVSRHLGLKNASGLLGICT